The sequence AGTAAAAGATTGATTAGATGAACTCtatcttcctcccttctttatttatttattgtttgtttatttaggctttttgagacagggtttctctgtatagccctggtcgtcctggaactcactctgtagaccaggttggccttgaactcagagatctgcctgcctctgcctcccaagtgctgggaataaaggcatgcaccagagCAAGGCCTGGGATTGCAGGCAGACACCACTATGCTGAGCTGTCTTCACTATTTTTAAGTGTACAGATCAGAAATGTGAAGAACATTGTAGTAACTGCTCTCCAGAACTAATTTTGTCTTGTGAAAACTCCTATTTTTAATTCTCTGAAAAATCCCAGACCTAGGACGTTTTAAGAATGACAGAAATGAAATCAGTGTGACAGTCTGTCAGGTTTTATTGAATAAGAAGTGAGATTGGGACAAGTCCTCAGGCAGTCATAGTTTCCCTTAAGATTTGACTTGATGGATgggaatttaatttaatatacTATTTCTGCATTGCCAAAAACCACAAGAACCAAACCTCAGGCTAATAATGTGTGTATAGAACAGCTAACTGAAAATTGACTGCTTTGGGGAtttgtattattttgaaaattcattACCTGCCTTATGATAACCTTGTACCTAGGAATTGAGTTTGATGAGGCATCTGTTGTAAAATCTTGGCTGTGCTTATAATACCAAAGTTTGAGAAATCCCTTCTTGCTCAGGAAAGGAAGTAGAGCACCCTGCTTTTCTTCTCCCATTTTACTCAGTTCCATGTAATATTTTTCCAAGTGTTATGACTAATTTCCTTTGTTGAGAAGAAaatcagcacaaatgaaatatcaaagCTTCTCTGTGTGCAAGTAAATGAAACAATGTCGAACAGTCCTGTGCAGCATATATTTTGagattgttttataaataaattttttaaattaagtattaGATTCTGTTGAAAAACTAACTTaagaagtataagatgaaatgtgtttgaactcaagtcctctcaGGGAAGTATGATTGACAAGTAGAAGTTCCTATAGGAACTTAAAAGAAATATAGTTTCTGTGTatcatttttagatttattaggtctttaaaaaataattggttttgtttgtttatgtgtgtgtccctTTGGGTGTATGTTCagatgtgagtgcagtgcctgtggaggccagaagagggtgtcataatCCGTTTGAGCTGGAGttagttacaggttgttgtgactgccttcatgtgggtgctggaatcgaACTCTGCCCCTCATGATTGAACTGAAAGCACTCTTAGCCACAGAGTCATCTTCTAAGCTCCCTCGTTTTGGTCCTTTGTGTAAAGCTGTCATCAAGTTCATGTAGAATAAGATCCGGCCTGCACAAATGCAGCATTGTGTAATAGGTGTTGATGAAATACTTGACGTGCAGTGGTGAGGAAGAATTGCTACACCAGAACTTGTGGGCATCCTTTAATGCTGGGCTTGATGGTCCAGGTCGTAATTCCCAGGACACTAAAAGAAGAATGATGTGAGTCTGAGACCCGCCTGGCTTGCATAATGAGACCCTTGCTCAGAAACAGCAAACACATAGTGCTTACTGGTGAAGGATAAAAGACATAATCAGTCACCCATGGGAAATGAAAGCAATACAGATGTACAGATTGTATGTTCAGATACTCTCCAATTGTTTGATCCTGAGCCAGGCCTGGGCATGTGACAGAGCTCTATGAAGAAATATCATGAAACTCCCAATTGATCCTTGAACAGAGAAATACCAGCCTTATTATGAACCTCAATTAATACCAGTGAGTttactttcagattttttttaggGTAGAAAATGTCTGGTTTCCACATTAATTTTTCAGAATGTTTTGGGGGTTTTATCAGGTAGACATTCTTTATAACAGGCCAATACACAGATCTTGTCACTGAACAGTGGTACTGATTTATGTGAGAAACTTAGAGAGTTGCATACTGTAGGAAACTCTTAATACCCAGTAGATGAGCTGAAGACACTATATAGAGTCACTAAATAAAAGCCAATGAATTAATGTCAAAGTTAGAGGAAAATCAGTAGTGGGTTAACTAAGAAATGTATAGTCTGTCCAAAGTTGTGTCACACTAGAACTTAAGGACAATTTCAGGAATTTTCAAGAGTAATGTTGActctataaaataatataatctgCCTAGTAAAATGaaaggtcgtgtgtgtgtgtgtgtgtgtgtgtgtgtgtgtgtgtgtatgtgtaaatttTATTCAACAGGCATAGCAGAGCATGCCCGTAATCTTAGCATTAGAAAGGCATTAGGTatgactgtgagtttgagaccagcccgaGCTATGTTGTAGATACCAAGCCAGACAGGGTTGCATAGGAAGATCTTGTtatagaacacaaataaaaacaggaaaatgttTTGTCGTTTTATATCCTCTTGTGTCttcattattatattttcctttctagAGCTTAAGAAGCCACCACTGGCTCCCAAGCCAAAGTTAGTGGGGACAAATAACAGGCCACCTCCCCCTCCCATTGCACCTAAACCGGACATCGTAAATGCTAGTGTTCCACGGTtgacaaagaaaaccaaaccgGCCATCGCACCAAAACCAAAAGCCCTGGCAAACTCAGTTGCTGAAGACATCAAGCAGTCACCCTCCAAGAAACTCCCTGTGAACCTGGAGGAGCAGGAGCCAGAATTACCCGAAAGCACCAAGTGTAATTGCCAAGATGTCGGGGATCCACACGGTGATTATATTTTCCCAACGTGTTCCTGCAGTTCTGGGTGTATTCGTGAACCTGGGAATGGAGAAAGTCTGTGTGCAAAGCAGCTTGTTCTAGAGCCTCtgggaatgaaagaaaatatagagaATAGTCAGAACGGGGAGTCCTCTTTAACTGCAAAGAGGAGGAATGGGTGGGATTCTTCCTCAAGTGGTGCAAAGGGCCGGAGCCAGAGTAGCGTGATTTTAAAGGCAGGCATCTTAGAGGAGAAGCTCAGAGAGGTCTTAACACAACAGCAATCACCCTGTAGTTCCCCGAGGAAGCACAGATCTCCAAACAGCGCAGGCATGAACGGCGGCTCTTGCTGCAGCAGACAGATCAGAATTGAATTTGCAGATCTGTCCCCTAACCTGTCCAGCTTGGAAAACGTTCCTGCTCATCCCAGCTGCCACCCACAGCTCCCTAGGGATGAATCTCACAACCTCGAGACTTGTCAAGCTGGCAAGAGCGGTAGCCACTTCCATTCCTGTGAACTAGAGGACACAAAGATGTCTTCAGATGGAACTAGTGAGAAGACAGGGGTCACAGATCTTGGTCCTTTAGAAATTCACTTATTACCGTATACCTCCAAGTTTCCAACACCCAAGCCCAGAAAGACACGCGCCGCTCGTCTGCTTCGCCAGAAGTTCGTAGACACTCCTAGTGAAAGTAGCGAAGGGCCAGAGGATTCAGACAATGGCTCTTCTTGTCTCCCTGAAGATAGTTGGAAGAACAATAAAGTCAGTGTTCTGCAGCAGGATGTTTTGTGTAACCAGGGACAAGTGGACAAAGTGAAGCCAGCGGATCAAAGGGTGTTGCCTGGGGACTCCAAGAGTGACAGACAGGACCCTGTCAGCTCACGGAAAGCCGTGCGTCACGAAACGTCTTCTTTGGAAAAAGTGGCACCTTCTCAAGGTGCAGATTCGACTTTGAGTTCTGACAGCACAGCAGACCGTGGTTCTGGAAGGTTACCTGCTGTGGACAAAGAGACTAGTTTTCTACACTGCGAAGCTCAGTCCTTGAGCTTGCCTAAGCAAGTCAAATTACCCTGCACTGAACAACTGCCAACTACCTGTCACGTGGAATTGTCTGTTCCTCAATTACAAAAGGAACCTAAAATTGTTCCCAAAAAACCCCAGAGACACAGCTTGCCTGCTGCAGGGGTGCTTAAGAAGGCTGCTTCTGAGGAACTTgtagaaaaaaattcttattcgacaagtaaagaaacaaattcagagaaaggtCTACAAAGCAATCACCTTCAACATGTGGGTCCCTCAAACCACGGTATGTCACCATCCTCCTTTGATAAGCCCAACCCGACTTCTGAAAAGCCAGTGTGGAAGTTACCTCATCCTATTTTACCTTTTTCAGGGAGCCCAGAATCCTTGAAGCGTGTCACTTTATCCTTAAATAATGAGCCTTCTATTTCCCTAACCAAGCCAAGAGCAAAGTCCttgtctgctgtggatatggaCAGGTGCGATAAACCTTGCAAAGAACCCCCGAAGAAAACTTCTTTTAAGAAGTTGATTAACGTGAAACTGTCCATTGGCCTCATAAAGAGCGACTTTCAGAAATTTAGGTCGAAAAGTTGCCAACATGGGGACGTCACTACAGGTCATCAGCTCAGTAGAGAGCCGAAAGGGCTTGGAAGGGATGGGCAAGGTTTGGGGGCAGGAGACGAGAAGAGAAGTAAACCCATCAAGGCATATTCTGCAGAAAACTGCAGCCTGGACGCTCAGAAGGTGAAGTCTTGGGGCCAGACCAGTGCAGCTAATGGTCACAGAGCTGAGTCTTTGGACGACCAGCTGCTCTCTAGGAACTCCTCCTGTCCGGTGTCCTACAAGTCCAGTACAGGTGACTGTGTGCCAGAGTATGAAAATGTACGCCATTATGAGGAGATCCCAGAGTATGAAAATCTGCCC comes from Onychomys torridus chromosome 20, mOncTor1.1, whole genome shotgun sequence and encodes:
- the Fgd6 gene encoding FYVE, RhoGEF and PH domain-containing protein 6 is translated as MTSAAELKKPPLAPKPKLVGTNNRPPPPPIAPKPDIVNASVPRLTKKTKPAIAPKPKALANSVAEDIKQSPSKKLPVNLEEQEPELPESTKCNCQDVGDPHGDYIFPTCSCSSGCIREPGNGESLCAKQLVLEPLGMKENIENSQNGESSLTAKRRNGWDSSSSGAKGRSQSSVILKAGILEEKLREVLTQQQSPCSSPRKHRSPNSAGMNGGSCCSRQIRIEFADLSPNLSSLENVPAHPSCHPQLPRDESHNLETCQAGKSGSHFHSCELEDTKMSSDGTSEKTGVTDLGPLEIHLLPYTSKFPTPKPRKTRAARLLRQKFVDTPSESSEGPEDSDNGSSCLPEDSWKNNKVSVLQQDVLCNQGQVDKVKPADQRVLPGDSKSDRQDPVSSRKAVRHETSSLEKVAPSQGADSTLSSDSTADRGSGRLPAVDKETSFLHCEAQSLSLPKQVKLPCTEQLPTTCHVELSVPQLQKEPKIVPKKPQRHSLPAAGVLKKAASEELVEKNSYSTSKETNSEKGLQSNHLQHVGPSNHGMSPSSFDKPNPTSEKPVWKLPHPILPFSGSPESLKRVTLSLNNEPSISLTKPRAKSLSAVDMDRCDKPCKEPPKKTSFKKLINVKLSIGLIKSDFQKFRSKSCQHGDVTTGHQLSREPKGLGRDGQGLGAGDEKRSKPIKAYSAENCSLDAQKVKSWGQTSAANGHRAESLDDQLLSRNSSCPVSYKSSTGDCVPEYENVRHYEEIPEYENLPFVLAGGKTPELGWQNSSSVEDTDANLYEVEEPYDAPDGQLQLDPRPQPPSSGTSQEGQDDHLGLGDLPSDEEVISSSDEDDVSSESSKGEPDPLEDKQDEDAGMKSKIHHIAKEIMSSEKVFVDVLKLLHIDFRDAVAHASRQLGKPVIEDRILNQILYYLPQLYELNRDLLKELEERLLSWNEQQRIADIFVKKGPYLKMYSTYIKEFDKNIALLDEQCRKNPGFAAVVREFEMSPRCANLALKHYLLKPVQRIPQYRLLLTDYLKNLLEDSADHRNTQDALAVVIEVANHANDTMKQGDNFQKLMQIQYSLSGHHEIVQPGRVFLKEGILMKLSRKVMQPGMFFLFNDALLYTTPMQSGMYKLNNMLSLAGMKVRRPTQEAYQNELKIESVERSFILSASSATERDDWLEAISRAIEEYAKKKITFCPSRSLDEDSDKKEEVSPLGSKAPIWIPDTRATMCMMCTSEFTLTWRRHHCRACGKIVCQACSSNKYGLDYLKRQPARVCEHCFQELQKLDHQLPPRIGSPGNHKSPSSALSSVLHSIPSGRRQKKIPAALKEVSANTEDSTMSGYLYRSKGSKKPWKHLWFVIKNKVLYTYAASEDVAALESQPLLGFTVTQVKEENSESKVFQLLHKGMVFYVFKADDAHSTQKWIEAFQEGTVL